A window from Setaria italica strain Yugu1 chromosome VIII, Setaria_italica_v2.0, whole genome shotgun sequence encodes these proteins:
- the LOC101761319 gene encoding UV-B-induced protein At3g17800, chloroplastic, whose translation MAALRPRAATAVASADLRPAVRRGACRVSAAAFRYYPCWQLQGNMLNWRSKFASKKLLSTVAGAMPDDSEFESVDAPLEPETWEGSFLCGLLKNLPHIFLAAAAKQLQELSNQREDTLNRWEHSIGSKEDCLHRRIAELKEQECQTAIEDIMYMLIVYKFFKIEVPMVPNLSKLISNRRLQLWPPRETDLESIHGPEVLELIREHLTSIIRWVHRNGPKINRSTLRIKRLQFGRIYSASIMYGYFLKSVSIRHHLELTLTRSEELPPPIQFLNAQFTNKQEQEEAVGGSGEVSSSSKPSSVVNPHDLKGYMMGFDPKTLQLCAKIRSCEAANLIERHSWALFGENMEVTQENDEAVILDPSSLKRLLLEAIAFGSFLWDVEDYVDEIYKLSDN comes from the exons ATGGCCGCCCTCCGCccacgcgccgccaccgccgtagcGTCCGCTGACCTCCGGCCGGCGGTCCGGCGAGGCGCATGTCGCGTGTCAGCGGCGGCGTTCCGCTACTACCCCTGCTGGCAACTGCAG GGCAATATGTTGAATTGGAGATCCAAATTTGCATCTAAGAAGTTATTGAGTACAGTAGCTGGTGCAATGCCTGATGATTCGGAATTTGAAAGTGTGGATGCACCACTTGAGCCCGAAACATGGGAAGGGAGTTTCTTGTGTGGTCTGTTAAAGAACCTTCCACACATTTTTCTAGCTGCAGCAGCAAAGCAACTTCAAGAATTATCTAACCAAAGAGAAGACACCTTGAACCGCTGGGAACACAGTATTGGTTCTAAAGAGGACTGCCTTCACAG GAGGATTGCTGAACTGAAGGAGCAAGAGTGTCAAACAGCTATTGAggacattatgtacatgctgaTTGTTTATAAGTTTTTCAAGATTGAAGTTCCGATGGTACCAAACTTGTCGAAGCTCATCAGCAACCGAAGATTGCAGTTATGGCCACCGAGGGAGACAGATCTTGAGTCCATTCATGGACCTGAGGTACTAGAACTAATTAGGGAACACCTGACCAGCATCATCAGATGGGTGCATAGAAATGGTCCCAAGATCAATCGTTCAACACTTCGCATTAAAAGACTGCAATTTGGTCGGATATATTCGGCATCAATAATGTATGGATACTTCCTGAAATCTGTCAGCATCAGGCATCATTTGGAGCTGACTCTCACTCGCTCAGAAGAACTTCCTCCTCCAATTCAATTTCTGAATGCTCAATTTACAAATAAACAAGAGCAGGAAGAAGCTGTTGGAGGCTCTGGGGAGGTGTCATCTTCTTCGAAACCAAGTTCAGTTGTCAACCCGCATGACTTGAAGGGTTACATGATGGGATTTGACCCTAAGACCTTGCAGCTTTGTGCAAAGATACGCTCTTGTGAAGCTGCTAATCTCATCGAGAGGCACAGCTGGGCTCTTTTTGGAGAGAACATGGAAGTCACCCAAGAGAATGATGAAGCTGTTATACTCGACCCGTCTTCCCTAAAAAGATTACTGCTTGAAGCCATTGCATTTGGTTCCTTCCTTTGGGATGTCGAAGATTATGTGGATGAGATTTATAAGTTGTCAGATAACTGA
- the LOC101760914 gene encoding rapid alkalinization factor 23: MPATTKLISLSRAWATASLLLMLVLALHGRGGHCVGLGMDAAEMEMDSEAHRRLLWEATGGRRYISYDALRGDVVPCSRTGVPYYNCRVSTTANPYTRGCESITRCRDAGP; this comes from the coding sequence ATGCCGGCAACCACCAAGCTGATATCGCTCTCCAGGGCATGGGCGACCGCGTCGCTCCTGCTGATGCTGGTGCTCGCCCTCCATGGCAGGGGAGGCCACTGCGTCGGCCTGGGCATGGATGCGGCGGAGATGGAGATGGACTCGGAGGCGCACCGGCGGCTGCTGTGGGAGGCGACCGGCGGCCGGCGATACATTAGCTACGACGCGCTGAGGGGCGACGTGGTGCCGTGCTCCAGGACCGGTGTGCCGTACTACAACTGCAGGGTCTCCACCACCGCCAACCCCTACACCCGGGGCTGCGAGAGCATCACCAGGTGCAGGGACGCAGGCCCCTAG
- the LOC101781982 gene encoding elastin-like — MGLSGTRVGAALATHDVASGVGATASDATGLDDGPGTCVTVSIATAGAGVSIPAAAAASVAAAGAGVPTPFAVSEASVPAPATAGISVVAAGAGFPTPINADVSVAVAGVDIPTFAATADPVAAAEADAISVAITGATVPISAAALSAAAAGAAGSSSALSSRSITSPVGGTPGATPCPVGSAAEAEGGAGVGPYPVPGCGSLPPVAVVEAASAVGSVVSPATPPLAVGGVAACPAEVDDTHSAFFGPNGGTKPRGAVLWNNSNIIKNGLTPGKEQDARGIFTYTPSTRGRRACFASEPDADPRASGSGRLPLPLCSWDTGRRSGVGSIDSQVAPRADP, encoded by the coding sequence ATGGGATTAAGCGGGACAAGGGTGGGAGCCGCTCTGGCCACCCACGACGTCGCCTCCGGGGTAGGCGCCACCGCCTCTGATGCCACCGGCCTCGACGATGGCCCTGGCACGTGCGTCACCGTCTCCATCGCGACTGCCGGAGCGGGCGTTTCCatccctgccgccgctgcggcctCCGTCGCGGCCGCTGGGGCAGGCGTCCCCACCCCCTTCGCGGTCTCCGAGGCAAGCGttcccgcccccgccaccgccggcatcTCCGTCGTGGCCGCTGGGGCAGGCTTCCCCACCCCCATCAACGCCGACGTCTCCGTCGCGGTCGCTGGGGTAGATATCCCCACCTTCGCTGCCACTGCTGACCCCGTCGCGGCCGCAGAGGCGGACGCTATCTCCGTTGCGATCACTGGGGCAACCGTCCCCATCTCCGCCGCTGCCctctcagccgccgccgccggagccgcagGCTCTTCCTCCGCCTTGTCATCGAGGTCTATCACTTCGCCGGTCGGAGGGACCCCAGGGGCAACACCTTGTCCCGTAGGGTCGGCCGCAGAGGCAGAAGGCGGAGCAGGGGTCGGACCCTACCCTGTGCCCGGCTGCGGCAGCCTTCCTCCAGTTGCCGTCGTGGAGGCCGCCTCCGCGGTAGGCTCCGTGGTCTCTCCGgcgacaccgccgctcgccgtcggcgggGTCGCGGCTTGCCCCGCGGAGGTGGACGACACCCATAGCGCCTTCTTCGGCCCCAACGGCGGGACGAAGCCCCGAGGGGCGGTGCTGTGGAACAACAGCAACATCATCAAAAACGGCTTGACGCCAGGAAAGGAACAAGATGCGCGAGGAATTTTCACTTACACTCCCTCAACGCGAGGACGGCGGGCGTGTTTCGCCTCCGAGCCCGACGCCGACCCTAGGGCAtctggcagcggccgcttgccgctacCCCTCTGCTCTTGGGACACGGGCAGACGGTCAGGGGTCGGCTCCATTGACTCCCAGGTCGCGCCCCGCGCTGACCCCTAG